One genomic segment of uncultured Fibrobacter sp. includes these proteins:
- a CDS encoding ABC transporter permease, translating into SIGNLDYRNEEIRKHIAFLEQDPELRRDLTVKETLLDGARVGMSKLDFKRNANGRLEKFSELFGLSARLDNPIRTLSGGECRRVALAKELMGNPGLIVLDEPLSGLDPYNSKILCTHLKQLAFLGHTIILTTHSYEALEIADKVLVLHQGKQAFYGSPKEAYRYFDSEDPETILTNLNDDTASNWQTILQNRVGAVRSTSALEALVPSFFPKTNLSPVFLYKISITAKQWFRDKGKFLTLLLQPLIIGFLFSQIFSDVTSLWIVAFAIILSANWLSLSLSIREIVQEKEILQAEFRKGVPILPTIFAKAILPTTVAFIQTLIVFAFVGFRTHIWPTPPHLLAVILLMVLPPVAVGLAVSSLSKNAGQANAMLPLLIIPQVALAGALVPLDQMQAIGRILSTIIWSRYNQASLLNLLLERKDPIENTILALGITLCFYIVVAIKLNCSKKAK; encoded by the coding sequence AGCATCGGAAATCTCGATTACCGCAACGAAGAAATCCGAAAGCACATCGCCTTCTTGGAGCAGGATCCGGAACTTCGCCGCGACTTGACCGTTAAAGAAACGCTCTTGGACGGCGCACGAGTCGGAATGTCCAAGCTCGATTTCAAGCGCAACGCGAACGGGCGACTGGAAAAGTTCTCTGAGCTTTTCGGGCTGAGCGCGCGTCTCGACAACCCCATTCGCACGCTCAGCGGCGGCGAATGCCGCCGAGTCGCCCTGGCCAAGGAACTCATGGGAAATCCGGGCCTGATTGTTCTCGACGAGCCGCTTTCTGGCCTCGACCCTTACAACTCCAAGATTCTATGCACGCACCTCAAGCAGCTCGCCTTCCTCGGGCATACGATTATCCTGACCACGCACAGCTACGAAGCGCTGGAAATCGCCGACAAGGTTCTCGTACTGCACCAGGGCAAGCAAGCCTTCTACGGAAGCCCGAAAGAAGCTTACCGCTACTTCGATAGCGAAGACCCCGAAACAATTCTCACGAACTTGAATGACGACACCGCATCTAACTGGCAAACCATTTTGCAGAACCGCGTCGGCGCCGTGAGAAGCACCTCGGCTCTCGAAGCCTTGGTCCCCAGCTTTTTCCCAAAGACTAACCTGTCACCCGTTTTCTTATACAAGATTTCGATTACCGCAAAGCAGTGGTTCAGGGACAAAGGCAAGTTCCTCACACTCCTTTTGCAACCGCTCATTATCGGCTTTCTATTTTCACAAATATTCTCGGACGTAACTTCGCTCTGGATTGTCGCATTTGCAATCATTCTTTCGGCGAACTGGCTTTCGCTTTCACTCTCGATCCGAGAAATCGTACAAGAAAAAGAAATCTTGCAGGCGGAATTCCGTAAGGGAGTCCCGATTCTCCCGACCATTTTCGCCAAGGCGATTCTCCCCACAACGGTCGCCTTTATCCAGACCCTTATCGTATTTGCCTTTGTCGGATTCCGCACGCATATCTGGCCAACTCCCCCGCATCTTTTGGCCGTAATATTGTTGATGGTTCTCCCGCCTGTTGCCGTAGGCCTTGCCGTAAGTTCGCTATCTAAAAACGCCGGACAGGCAAACGCCATGCTTCCGCTTTTGATTATTCCGCAGGTCGCCTTGGCCGGAGCCCTGGTCCCCTTGGACCAAATGCAAGCCATCGGGCGCATTCTTTCGACCATTATCTGGTCCCGTTACAACCAGGCAAGCCTTTTGAACCTGCTCCTAGAGCGCAAAGACCCTATCGAAAACACAATTCTTGCCCTCGGCATCACATTATGTTTTTATATTGTGGTTGCAATAAAACTAAACTGTTCTAAGAAAGCAAAATGA